The Gadus macrocephalus chromosome 13, ASM3116895v1 genome includes a window with the following:
- the tox2 gene encoding TOX high mobility group box family member 2, translated as MRVRGILGFKLDFESRRNNGRRAFHTCKPYVITHYLPSLSLPFSQSYTGQSGGGGGSGNASGNAAGDEDYEIPPITPPNHPEPSLLHLMEHDSTGYLCHSLPHNGLINPYSYPELPALMMSNMLAQDGHLLSSQMPSMQEMALHHHHHQQQQHHHHLHHQHHHHHPDGHHYDPSRHNPLLNSSHRILANPMSALSQLNPQLGRGPLPHGSPSPPGSKSATPSPSSSNQEEENESHLKITGEKRPSSEMMKPKPKPQKKKKKKDPNEPTKPVSAYALFFRDTQAAIKGQNPNATFGDVSKIVASMWDGLGEEQKQVAM; from the exons TGCTTTTCATACATGCAAACCATATGTGATCACTCATTATCTCCCTTCCTTGTCCCTGCCTTTCTCCCAGAGCTACACGGGTCagagcggcggcggtggcggttcCGGAAACGCCAGCGGGAATGCCGCTGGCGACGAGGACTACGAAATCCCGCCAATCACTCCACCCAACCACCCAGAGCCCTCCCTGCTCCACCTGATGGAGCACGACTCCACCGGGTACCTCTGCCACTCGCTGCCCCACAACGGGCTCATCAACCCTTACTCCTACCCGGAGCTGCCCGCCCTCATGATGTCCAACATGCTGGCCCAGGACGGACACCTGCTCTCCAGCCAGATGCCCTCG ATGCAGGAGATGGCTttgcaccaccaccatcaccagcaacaacaacaccaccaccacctccaccaccaacaccaccaccaccacccagatgGCCATCATTACGACCCTTCCCGTCACAACCCTTTACTAAACAGTTCCCATAGGATACTGGCCAACCCAATGAGCGCCCTGTCCCAGCTGAACCCCCAGCTCGGACGCGGGCCCCTCCCCCAcggttccccctcccctcccgggAGTAAATCGgccacaccctccccctccagctccaatcaggaggaggagaatgagtcTCATTTGAAG ATCACGGGCGAGAAGCGGCCCTCCTCAGAAATGATGAAGCCCAAGCCcaaaccacagaagaagaaaaagaagaaggaccCCAATGAACCCACCAAGCCTGTGTCGGCCTACGCCCTGTTCTTCAGAGACACGCAGGCCGCCATTAAGGGACAGAACCCCAACGCCACCTTCGGAGACGTGTCCAAGATAGTGGCCTCCATGTGGGATGGACTGGGAGAGGAGCAGAAGCAGGTAGCCATGTGA